A region from the Buteo buteo chromosome 19, bButBut1.hap1.1, whole genome shotgun sequence genome encodes:
- the CSNK1E gene encoding casein kinase I: MELRVGNKYRLGRKIGSGSFGDIYLGANIATGEEVAIKLECVKTKHPQLHIESKFYKMMQGGVGIPSIKWCGAEGDYNVMVMELLGPSLEDLFNFCSRKFSLKTVLLLADQMISRIEYIHSKNFIHRDVKPDNFLMGLGKKGNLVYIIDFGLAKKYRDARTHQHIPYRENKNLTGTARYASINTHLGIEQSRRDDLESLGYVLMYFNLGSLPWQGLKAATKRQKYERISEKKMSTPIEVLCKGYPSEFSTYLNFCRSLRFDDKPDYSYLRQLFRNLFHRQGFSYDYVFDWNMLKFGAARNPEDMDRERREHEREERMGQLRGSATRALPPGPPAGATANRLRNVTEPMASTPTSRIQQSGNTSPRAISRVDRERKVSMRLHRGAPANVSSSDLTGRQEVSRISASQTSVPFDHLGK, translated from the exons GAGCCAATATTGCGACTGGTGAAGAGGTGGCCATCAAACTGGAATGTGTCAAAACCAAGCATCCCCAGCTCCACATTGAAAGCAAGTTCTACAAGATGATGCAGGGAGGAG tgGGTATCCCCTCCATTAAGTGGTGTGGAGCAGAGGGGGACTATAATGTGATGGTGATGGAGCTCTTGGGGCCCAGCCTGGAAGATCTCTTCAACTTCTGTTCCCGCAAATTTAGTCTCAAGACAGTTCTGCTCCTGGCAGACCAGATG ATCAGCCGTATTGAGTACATTCATTCCAAGAACTTCATCCACCGGGATGTGAAGCCAGACAACTTCCTTATGGGCCTCGGCAAAAAAGGCAACCTAGTATACATCATTGATTTTGGTTTGGCCAAGAAGTACCGAGACGCCCGGACCCACCAGCACATCCCCTACCGGGAAAACAAGAATCTGACTGGCACAGCCCGTTATGCCTCTATCAACACCCACCTGGGAATCG AACAAAGTCGCCGTGATGACCTGGAGAGCCTGGGCTATGTGCTCATGTATTTCAACCTGGGCTCACTGCCCTGGCAGGGCCTCAAGGCTGCCACCAAGCGCCAAAAGTATGAGAGGATCAGTGAGAAAAAGATGTCGACACCCATTGAAGTGCTCTGCAAAGGGTACCCTT cTGAGTTCTCAACATACCTCAACTTCTGCCGCTCACTGAGGTTTGATGATAAACCTGACTACTCATACCTGCGGCAGCTCTTCCGCAACCTCTTCCACCGCCAAGGCTTCTCCTATGACTACGTCTTTGACTGGAACATGCTTAAATTT GGAGCAGCCCGAAACCCTGAGGATATGGATCGGGAGCGGCGAGAGCATGAGCGAGAAGAGAGGATGGGGCAACTCCGGGGGTCAGCCACGCGAGCACTGCCCCCCGGCCCGCCTGCTGGAGCCACTGCCAACCGTCTTCGTAATGTCACCGAGCCCATGGCCTCCACCCCTACCTCCCGAATCCAACAGTCCG GAAACACGTCCCCCAGAGCCATCTCAAGAGTGGACAGGGAGCGGAAGGTCAGCATGAGGTTACACCGAGGAGCTCCTGCCAACGTCTCCTCATCTGACCTCACAGGGCGGCAAGAAGTGTCACGGATTTCAGCATCACAG ACAAGTGTGCCATTTGATCACCTTGGGAAGTGA